CCAAAACCCATCATCCTGCCGCCGGCCGAAGCGCTGCCTTTCACGACCGGCCCGCAGCTCGACTTGTTCGGAGCAGTCGCATGACTGCCAATTTCGACCAGCGCTGCAGGTGCATCGACTGCTTGGCACTCGACCGCGAACATCCACGCGACGGCTGGCAACAGCGGTTGCCCCTTAGCGAACCGGCGCGCGTGGAATGCGCCGACTATGGCTCCGGTGAGGACGAATCATGAAGACCGCCTCGCAACGCAGGCAGGAGGGGCAACCCAGCGCCGGTGGCCGCTTCCTACGGATCAGCGACGTCGTCGCGACAGTCGGCCTTAGCCGGGCGACGATCTACCGAATGATCGCCAGCGGCGACTTCCCAAAACAGGTACGACTCACAGCCCAATGCAGCGGCTGGTGGCAGGCATCCGTCGACGAATGGACGCGCGCAAA
The sequence above is a segment of the Sphingomonas insulae genome. Coding sequences within it:
- a CDS encoding helix-turn-helix transcriptional regulator: MKTASQRRQEGQPSAGGRFLRISDVVATVGLSRATIYRMIASGDFPKQVRLTAQCSGWWQASVDEWTRAKLLAAQDAA